In one Rutidosis leptorrhynchoides isolate AG116_Rl617_1_P2 chromosome 8, CSIRO_AGI_Rlap_v1, whole genome shotgun sequence genomic region, the following are encoded:
- the LOC139864478 gene encoding uncharacterized protein, translated as MPPYEMLYDHHCRTPNCWLEAGENQFAGPKIIQMTAEKVAIEREKLKAARDRQKMYADPHRCSITFNVGDRVYLKVSPWKGVIRFGKRDPPSELADIHNTFNVCYLRKCKVDDETQILPIKDLKVDLSNKLVEEPIRVVDRKVTKLRKKEIPVILVE; from the exons atGCCGCCTTACGAAATGTTGTACGACCATCATTGCAGAACTCCgaattgttggttagaagctggagagaacCAGTTTGCTGGTCCCAAAAtcattcaaatgacagccgaaaaagttgctattGAGCGGGAAAAGTTGAAAGCTgccagagatagacaaaagatgtatgcagatccgCATAGATGTTCGATAACTTTTAATGTGGGTGATCGTGTGTATCTtaaggtttcaccgtggaaaggggttatcagatttggaAAACGTG ATCCTCCTTCTGAGTTAGCTGATATTCATAATACCTTCAATGTGTGTTACTTACGTAAGTGTAAGGTAGACGATGAAACCCAAATTTTGCCAATTAAAGATCTTAAAGTTGATTTGAGTAATAAGTTGGTTGAGGAACCAATTCGAGTTGTCGACAGaaaagttactaagttaagaaagaaaGAGATCCCGGTGATTTTAGTAGAATGA